A genomic region of Paralichthys olivaceus isolate ysfri-2021 chromosome 18, ASM2471397v2, whole genome shotgun sequence contains the following coding sequences:
- the LOC109626082 gene encoding zinc finger and BTB domain-containing protein 26-like: MSASSDTLMFRLPTHGEAILSKMNTLREDHRFCDVTLLIGGLRGTAVQQFHGHRVVLAASSDFLRDQFVLHEGQAELSVGVVSSVEVGERLLLSCYTGLLEVPLRELVNYLTTASSLQMSQVVEKCAQAVSQYLSPTLAFLNQEIRSEEKEILQPDGGWPDLSSKNQEERDGAQPNNSIQEANREEGGTIVIQSKSRLCQGAKAESQGLRAEREERREVRAKIQSSEDAACCFNTRESEEGRDIQQITQAVHTNEQSSQVHNTPGVLRYAQHEEGLHGSQNPNEKLSAQLQECREQMDSGLFCLSGAHLSKGHRTVDELTEGSESTSVQRPYLCRRCDRVFQHLESYAGHLKEHRQHLCLVCGEGFTHRSTLSHHIRVHTGVKPLRCPLCHKTFSHKAPLQDHFNLHTGDKPHKCNYCAMQFAHKPGLRRHLKETHGKSSLQNKLEEAEED; encoded by the exons ATGTCAGCCTCCTCTGACACTTTGATGTTTCGTCTCCCCACCCACGGTGAGGCCATCCTTAGCAAAATGAACACTCTGAGAGAGGATCAccgcttctgtgatgtcacactcCTTATCGGGGGTCTACGAGGCACCGCCGTCCAGCAATTCCATGGCCACAGAGTGGTGCTTGCAGCGTCCTCAGACTTCCTGCGTGACCAATTCGTGCTCCATGAGGGCCAGGCAGAGCTGAGCGTGGGTGTAGTTTCCAGCGTGGAGGTCGGTGAGAGACTGCTCCTGTCCTGCTACACCGGGCTCCTGGAG GTCCCTCTGAGGGAGTTGGTGAACTACCTCACTACAGCCAGCAGCCTTCAGATGAGCCAGGTGGTGGAGAAGTGTGCCCAGGCTGTCTCCCAGTACCTCAGTCCAACTCTAGCTTTCCTGAATCAGGAGATACGATCAGAGGAGAAGGAAATCCTGCAGCCAGACGGTGGTTGGCCAGACCTCAGCTCCAAAAATCAGGAGGAAAGGGATGGAGCCCAACCCAACAACAGTATCCAGGAAGCAAACAGAGAGGAAGGTGGTACAATTGTGATTCAGTCCAAGTCCAGGCTCTGCCAAGGAGCGAAGGCGGAAAGTCAAGGACTGAGGgcggaaagagaggagaggagggaggtaaGAGCTAAAATACAGTCATCTGAAGATGCAGCCTGTTGTTTCAATACCCGGGAGTCAGAGGAAGGTAGAGACATCCAGCAAATCACCCAAGCTGTTCACACAAATGAGCAATCCTCTCAAGTTCACAACACGCCAGGTGTCCTGAGATATGCTCAACATGAAGAGGGGCTGCACGGCTCCCAAAACCCAAATGAAAAACTCTCAGCTCAACTGCAAGAATGTCGGGAGCAGATGGACTCCGGTTTATTCTGCCTCTCTGGAGCACATCTGTCAAAAGGTCACAGAACTGTAGATGAGCTGACAGAAGGTTCAGAGAGCACATCAGTCCAGAGGCCGTACCTGTGCAGGAGGTGTGACAGAGTCTTCCAACACCTGGAAAGCTACGCGGGACACCTGAAGGAGCACAGACAGCACCTGTGTTTGGTCTGTGGGGAAGGCTTCACCCACAGGAGCACCCTGTCTCACCACATACGCGTCCACACCGGTGTCAAACCTCTCAGGTGCCCGCTGTGCCACAAGACATTTTCTCACAAGGCCCCACTGCAAGACCACTTCAACCTGCACACAGGGGACAAGCCCCACAAGTGTAACTACTGTGCAATGCAGTTTGCACACAAGCCAGGCCTCAGGCGCCACCTGAAGGAAACTCATGGTAAGAGTAGCCTGCAGAACAAGCTtgaggaggcagaagaggacTGA